The window TTGTAAGGAAGCGTCCACAAGAGGATCATCCACCTCTTCTCTTACTTCATTCACGAACTTCTCCAGCGTATGTGAACCACTGATACCGAGGAATCCCCGGCTGGTAGCGTCTGTATTGATATACGCCACCATCTTTTCGCTGAGTTCCTTCTTGTGGTGTTCCACCCACTCAGTGGAACCGAGCAGTCCTGGCTCTTCCGCATCCCAGCCGGCGTAGATGATGGTCCGCTTCGGCCTCCATCCCGTTTTTGTCAGTTCACCAACAGCCCGTGCCTCTTCCATGAGAGAAACCATACCGCTGATGGGGTCCGTAGCTCCGAACACCCAGCCATCATGGTGATTCCCTCGCATAACCCATTCATCGGGATACTGGCTCCCAACCAATCTCCCCACGGTATTGTAGGCAGTCCTCAGTTTCCATTCAAATTCCAGTTTCAGGTGTACTGTTGAAGGTCCTGGTCCCAGGTGATAAGTGATGGGCAGCGCCCCCCGCCAGTTGGCCGGCGCCACAGGACCTTCCATAGCTTTCAGCAGCGGCTGGGCATCAGCATAGGAAATGGGAAGCACAGGAATTTTCATAATAGTGGGCGCTTCCTTGTAATCGAGGCGTTCGGCTCCATCCACAGCGCCGTAACCCGGAGTTAGAGGGTCTCCAGGATACATAGGCATGTCCACCACCGATCCCCGCTGGATACCGTGTTCCATTCTATACGGTCCTTCAGGATAAACGTCGCCTTGTGTGTAGCCGTCATCCCTGGGATCAGAGAAAATGATACAGCCGATGGCCCCCTTTTCGTAGGCCACTTTCGGCTTGATCCCACGCCACGAACCTCCATAGCGGGCAATGATAATCTTTCCCTTTACATCGATACCGTGACGTTCCAAGACTTCATAATCGGAAGGAATGCCGTAATTGACATAGACCAGTTCGGCTGTCACATCACCATCGGCAGAGTATGCGTTGTACCCAGGGAGACGATCTTCCATGACGGACGAAGTAGCATCTTCCTCCAGAACTGGCTCCTTAAGCTTTGCTGTGAATCGGGTAGGCGAGACCATTTCTAAAAGTCTCACCTTTGGGATGGGGAGCAAAACATCAAACTGTTCAATCTCAGTTTCATAACCCCACTCCTCAAACTTGGCGGCAATATACTCAGCGTTCTGTTTACTCCATGGAGAACCTACATGGTGAGGTTTGGAGGACATATGTTTCATCCACTCCCGGAGATTATCCGAGTTAAGGTAAGAATCGAACCTTTCCTCGAGCTTCCGCTGGGTTTCCGCATCAAAACCAGCATCCAGAGTAGAAACAGCGTCCACCACTGGCACGGCGACAAGAGAGGTATCAGATGGGGGATTGGAACACCCCACAAAAGTGAAAAATACCAGCAACGCAATAAGTCGTCTGTTCATTCTGGTTAACTCCTTACTTATTTCTGTCTCAAATGGAAATGAGCGAGAGTTTAAGGAATTCCAATGAGGAATTCACGCCTACGGATAATATCATACCGCGTGGGTCAGCTACGATTCATATCAATTCGTCGCTGAAAGTTGTCACTATCAAAGGCGTACTCCATGTGACGGGCAGTCCAATCTGCCTGTACATCTCCAAAATCGAGTCGGACCATCTGAAGGGCAAGATCGATACCGGCGGAGATTCCTGCGGAGGTGAAAACTTCTTCATCCATAATGACGTGGCGGCTCCGATCCACCTTAACTTTCGGAAATGTTTCTTCCATAATATCAAGGACAGTCCAGTGTGTAGTGGCACTCTTCCCGTCAAGATGCCCAACACTGGCAAGAAGCAAACTCCCAGTACAGACAGATGCCAGCCGTGTGCTTCGTGGGTCGAATGAACCAAGCCAGTTAATCACGGATTCATCATGCATGAG of the Candidatus Neomarinimicrobiota bacterium genome contains:
- a CDS encoding M28 family peptidase, which produces MNRRLIALLVFFTFVGCSNPPSDTSLVAVPVVDAVSTLDAGFDAETQRKLEERFDSYLNSDNLREWMKHMSSKPHHVGSPWSKQNAEYIAAKFEEWGYETEIEQFDVLLPIPKVRLLEMVSPTRFTAKLKEPVLEEDATSSVMEDRLPGYNAYSADGDVTAELVYVNYGIPSDYEVLERHGIDVKGKIIIARYGGSWRGIKPKVAYEKGAIGCIIFSDPRDDGYTQGDVYPEGPYRMEHGIQRGSVVDMPMYPGDPLTPGYGAVDGAERLDYKEAPTIMKIPVLPISYADAQPLLKAMEGPVAPANWRGALPITYHLGPGPSTVHLKLEFEWKLRTAYNTVGRLVGSQYPDEWVMRGNHHDGWVFGATDPISGMVSLMEEARAVGELTKTGWRPKRTIIYAGWDAEEPGLLGSTEWVEHHKKELSEKMVAYINTDATSRGFLGISGSHTLEKFVNEVREEVDDPLVDASLQERLRARMMVSGSKYAGREDLPIGALGAGSDYTAFIHHVGIASLNMGMGGEAGGGSYHSVYDSFDHYTRFMDPTFEYGVTLAKSTGRVTLRLADTDVLPFRFTNFVDHVEQYAKQLKEFALETREKTKHNNKLVDQNAYSLMAHPDKTYVVPKKLDSVPSFDFSPIDNALARLRASANRYEVVLTNIIKRDDRPSGSDAQTLNQILMKSERAMTRAEGLPRRDWFKHMIYAPGYYTGYGVKTFPGIREGIEERKWDEVSLFIGEVAAALNRVADEVDKATSLLL
- a CDS encoding DJ-1/PfpI family protein — translated: LMHDESVINWLGSFDPRSTRLASVCTGSLLLASVGHLDGKSATTHWTVLDIMEETFPKVKVDRSRHVIMDEEVFTSAGISAGIDLALQMVRLDFGDVQADWTARHMEYAFDSDNFQRRIDMNRS